Proteins from a genomic interval of Rhodopseudomonas julia:
- a CDS encoding methionine ABC transporter ATP-binding protein yields MLQLSPHSDRDAPGGSADDAAIVRFASAGKRFAAPDGGAEFVALEDIDLTVSEGSITGIIGRSGAGKSTLIRMVNGLERPSSGHVIVDGIDVAAMDERKMRTLRRSVGMIFQHFNLLSARTAYANVALPLEIAGVSKAEIAKRVTPLLELVGIADKRDRYPAEMSGGQKQRVGIARALATNPKVLLSDEATSALDPETTRSVLALLKQVNRELGLTVLLITHEMQVVREIADHVAVLDRGRIVEKGDTYSVFARPQHPVTRTFLEGVTGVRLPAFVTEKMTSEPEPDAEAVVKIVFTGPTATDPILAEIGKTLATDVNILAGAVDEIAGKPFGTLVVALDQAALAPAQALIEERGLTSEVLGYVR; encoded by the coding sequence ATGCTTCAGCTTTCCCCACATTCAGATAGAGACGCGCCCGGCGGGTCCGCAGACGACGCTGCCATCGTGCGCTTCGCCTCGGCCGGCAAGCGTTTTGCGGCACCGGACGGTGGCGCCGAATTCGTCGCCCTCGAAGACATCGATCTCACCGTTTCTGAAGGCAGCATCACCGGCATCATCGGGCGCTCCGGTGCCGGCAAATCGACACTCATCCGCATGGTCAACGGCCTGGAACGGCCGAGCTCCGGGCATGTCATCGTCGATGGCATCGACGTGGCGGCGATGGACGAGCGCAAGATGCGCACGCTGCGGCGGTCGGTCGGCATGATCTTTCAGCATTTCAACCTGCTCTCGGCGCGAACGGCCTATGCCAATGTGGCGCTGCCTTTGGAAATTGCGGGCGTCTCTAAGGCCGAGATCGCCAAACGCGTCACGCCGCTCCTCGAGCTCGTCGGCATCGCCGACAAGCGCGACCGTTACCCGGCCGAAATGTCGGGCGGCCAGAAGCAGCGCGTCGGCATCGCCCGCGCGCTCGCCACCAACCCCAAGGTTCTCCTGTCGGACGAAGCGACGAGTGCGCTCGATCCGGAGACGACCCGCTCGGTTCTGGCACTCCTGAAACAGGTCAACCGCGAGCTCGGCCTCACCGTCCTGCTCATCACCCACGAAATGCAGGTGGTGCGCGAGATCGCCGATCATGTCGCCGTTCTCGACCGCGGCCGCATCGTGGAGAAGGGTGACACCTATTCGGTCTTCGCCCGGCCGCAGCATCCGGTCACGCGCACCTTCCTGGAAGGCGTGACGGGCGTGCGTCTGCCCGCCTTCGTCACGGAAAAGATGACGAGCGAACCGGAGCCAGACGCCGAGGCAGTCGTCAAAATCGTCTTCACCGGCCCGACCGCGACCGATCCGATCCTCGCCGAAATCGGCAAGACGCTCGCGACCGACGTCAACATTCTGGCCGGCGCAGTCGATGAAATCGCCGGCAAGCCGTTCGGCACACTCGTCGTCGCGCTCGACCAGGCGGCGCTCGCACCGGCGCAGGCGCTCATCGAAGAGCGCGGCCTGACCTCGGAGGTCCTCGGCTATGTCCGCTAA
- a CDS encoding cytochrome c oxidase subunit 3 family protein, whose translation MTDAAEEIAEGWGPLDGLPGNPMMWILILGEMLVFAILLAGFSIARALHPAEFAASQAHLDPLLAGLATITLVTSGWLAAHALHCVRRGESGRPQLVAAMLIGSGFLVLKGIEYGREFAAGIGIETDTFFTLYFLITGFHALHVVMGIIVLAIVAWQNSAENIETGTAFWHMVDLVWILIFPTLYLLR comes from the coding sequence ATGACGGATGCGGCAGAGGAGATTGCGGAAGGCTGGGGCCCGCTCGACGGCTTGCCCGGCAATCCGATGATGTGGATCCTGATCCTGGGAGAAATGCTGGTCTTCGCCATTCTCCTCGCCGGCTTCAGCATTGCGAGAGCGCTTCATCCCGCGGAGTTCGCGGCCTCGCAGGCGCATCTCGACCCACTCCTCGCCGGCCTCGCCACGATCACGCTCGTCACCAGCGGCTGGCTTGCAGCTCATGCGCTTCACTGCGTCCGGCGCGGAGAGAGCGGGCGCCCGCAGCTTGTCGCGGCGATGCTGATCGGCAGCGGCTTCCTGGTCCTGAAGGGCATCGAATACGGCCGGGAGTTTGCGGCCGGCATTGGCATCGAGACCGACACCTTCTTCACCCTCTATTTTCTGATCACCGGCTTCCATGCGCTCCACGTGGTGATGGGCATCATCGTGCTCGCCATCGTCGCGTGGCAGAACAGTGCCGAGAACATCGAAACCGGGACCGCGTTCTGGCACATGGTGGATCTCGTCTGGATCCTCATCTTCCCGACCCTTTATCTGCTGCGGTGA
- a CDS encoding DUF6522 family protein, whose translation MHTRNHAETGKTITRTDQGFDIDAGLLADAFALDVEEVRTLMRQGEIKSRLERGQDRDAGTFRLVFFHHDRRATFVVDEDGHLLRRTCFTLTDLAAAHSPRAPQ comes from the coding sequence ATGCACACGAGAAATCACGCCGAGACCGGCAAGACGATCACACGCACCGATCAGGGCTTCGACATCGATGCCGGCCTTCTCGCCGATGCCTTCGCGCTCGACGTCGAAGAGGTGCGCACGCTCATGCGCCAGGGCGAGATCAAGAGCCGGCTCGAACGTGGCCAGGACCGCGACGCCGGCACCTTCCGGCTCGTCTTCTTCCATCACGACCGGCGCGCGACCTTCGTGGTCGACGAGGACGGACATCTCCTCCGCCGGACCTGCTTCACGCTCACCGACCTCGCGGCGGCCCACAGCCCCAGGGCACCTCAATAA
- a CDS encoding c-type cytochrome, whose translation MSERFTKSAARNIFYGGSIFFFVAFVGLTAESHWHIVSQSTDTATLTPAVAHGKRVWEKNACIDCHTLLGEGAYFAPELGNVWVRYGGRDDPEIAREGLKAWIRSMPTGIEGRRQMPHFDLSEKELNDLIDFLEWTSRIDTQDWPPNDAG comes from the coding sequence ATGAGCGAGCGCTTCACCAAATCCGCGGCCCGCAACATCTTCTATGGCGGGTCGATCTTCTTTTTCGTCGCCTTCGTCGGCCTGACGGCGGAGAGCCATTGGCACATCGTGAGCCAATCGACCGATACGGCGACGCTCACGCCGGCCGTCGCGCATGGCAAGAGGGTGTGGGAAAAGAACGCCTGCATCGACTGCCACACGCTCCTCGGCGAAGGCGCCTATTTCGCGCCCGAGCTCGGCAATGTCTGGGTGCGCTACGGCGGGCGCGACGATCCGGAGATCGCGCGCGAAGGCCTCAAAGCCTGGATCCGCTCCATGCCGACCGGCATCGAAGGACGCCGGCAGATGCCGCACTTCGATCTCAGCGAAAAAGAACTGAACGATCTCATCGACTTCCTGGAATGGACCAGCCGCATCGACACGCAGGACTGGCCGCCGAACGACGCCGGCTGA
- a CDS encoding MetQ/NlpA family ABC transporter substrate-binding protein, with the protein MKTLLLAGSLALGLAVPALAETITVGVTPGEQGEIMEKVQEIAAKDGLDIKVLEFSDYVVPNQALADGELDANAFQHQPYLDAQIADRGFDIVAVAPTINTPMGVYSNKVEKIDDLPEGAKVAIPNDPTNGGRALLLLQDAGLITLDPDAGLKATPLDVTDNPKNIDIIELDAAQLPRSLPDVDAAAINTNYALEAGLDPRADAIAKESAKSPYVNVIAVRSEDKDAEWVKRFVKAYHDEAIRDFINERFNGAVIASW; encoded by the coding sequence TTGAAAACACTCCTCCTCGCAGGTTCGCTGGCCCTCGGCCTCGCCGTTCCCGCTCTCGCAGAAACCATCACCGTCGGCGTGACGCCCGGCGAGCAGGGCGAGATCATGGAAAAGGTCCAGGAAATCGCCGCCAAAGACGGCCTCGACATCAAGGTCTTGGAATTCTCAGACTACGTCGTTCCGAACCAGGCGCTGGCCGACGGCGAGCTCGACGCCAACGCCTTCCAGCATCAGCCCTATCTCGACGCCCAGATCGCCGATCGCGGCTTCGACATCGTCGCCGTCGCGCCGACGATCAACACGCCGATGGGCGTCTATTCCAACAAGGTCGAAAAGATCGACGACCTTCCGGAAGGTGCCAAGGTCGCCATCCCGAACGATCCGACCAATGGCGGCCGCGCGCTTCTCCTCCTTCAGGATGCCGGCCTCATCACGCTTGATCCGGATGCCGGCTTGAAGGCGACGCCGCTCGACGTCACCGACAACCCGAAGAACATCGACATCATCGAGCTCGACGCGGCGCAGCTGCCCCGCTCCCTGCCCGATGTCGATGCGGCCGCCATCAACACCAATTATGCGCTGGAAGCCGGCCTCGACCCGCGCGCCGATGCCATCGCCAAGGAATCGGCGAAATCGCCTTACGTGAACGTCATCGCCGTGCGCAGCGAAGACAAGGACGCGGAGTGGGTGAAGCGGTTCGTCAAAGCCTATCACGACGAGGCAATCCGCGACTTCATCAACGAGCGTTTCAATGGTGCCGTCATCGCCTCCTGGTGA
- a CDS encoding CbbQ/NirQ/NorQ/GpvN family protein — translation MSALINTAPSETELPFYAPSGSECLLFEHAYRNQLPVLLKGPTGCGKTRFVAHMAEKLGRKLYTVSCHDDLTSADLTGRYLLKGGETVWVDGPLTRAVREGAIVYLDEVVEARKDVTVVLHPVTDDRRLLPLERTGELIAAPPEFMLVVSYNPGYQNVLKSLKPSTRQRFVALEFGFPAPEKEARIVASESGLPRERCVPLVRVANALRELTGQDIEEGASTRLVIHCASLIASGIKPEIAIEAALLQPLTDDPEVMMALARIAEIALG, via the coding sequence ATGTCCGCGCTGATCAACACAGCCCCGTCCGAAACCGAGCTTCCGTTCTATGCGCCCTCGGGCTCTGAATGTCTTCTGTTCGAGCATGCGTATCGCAACCAGCTGCCGGTGCTTCTGAAAGGGCCGACCGGCTGCGGAAAGACCCGCTTCGTCGCCCATATGGCCGAAAAGCTCGGGCGGAAGCTCTACACCGTCTCCTGCCATGACGACCTCACCTCGGCGGATCTCACCGGGCGCTATCTTCTGAAGGGCGGGGAGACGGTCTGGGTCGACGGACCGCTGACGCGGGCGGTGCGCGAAGGCGCGATCGTCTATCTCGACGAGGTGGTGGAGGCCCGCAAGGACGTGACCGTCGTGTTGCATCCTGTTACCGACGACCGGCGCCTCCTGCCGCTTGAACGTACCGGCGAGCTGATTGCGGCCCCGCCGGAGTTCATGCTCGTCGTCTCGTACAATCCCGGCTACCAGAATGTCCTGAAATCCTTGAAGCCGAGCACGCGCCAGCGTTTTGTGGCGCTTGAGTTCGGCTTTCCGGCACCTGAGAAAGAGGCGCGCATCGTCGCCAGCGAAAGCGGTTTGCCGCGCGAGCGCTGCGTGCCGCTCGTGCGGGTCGCCAATGCGCTTCGCGAACTCACGGGCCAGGACATCGAGGAAGGCGCCTCGACGCGTCTCGTCATCCATTGCGCCAGCCTGATCGCAAGCGGCATCAAGCCGGAGATCGCGATCGAGGCGGCGTTGTTGCAGCCCCTGACCGACGATCCCGAGGTGATGATGGCGCTTGCCCGCATCGCCGAGATCGCGCTCGGCTGA
- a CDS encoding DUF1858 domain-containing protein, whose amino-acid sequence MPAPPLSLNFADMAVDEFLTRYKNAIPVFMRRRLLCIGCPFGHMHSVRDACTEHGIEPEPLLRELADHVTPHERPEHRAKTAEPRKEGP is encoded by the coding sequence ATGCCCGCACCGCCTTTGTCGTTGAACTTCGCCGACATGGCTGTCGACGAGTTCCTCACCCGTTACAAAAACGCCATCCCGGTCTTCATGCGTCGCCGGCTCTTGTGCATCGGCTGCCCCTTCGGCCACATGCACTCCGTGCGTGATGCCTGCACCGAGCACGGGATCGAGCCGGAACCGCTTCTGCGCGAGCTTGCAGACCACGTGACGCCGCATGAGCGCCCGGAGCACCGGGCCAAGACGGCCGAGCCGCGAAAGGAGGGGCCTTGA
- a CDS encoding disulfide bond formation protein B gives MAANDRTLRLLALLLFLAAGATILTALGFEHIAGYQPCALCLRERLPYYVALPITLVTVLAAWRSAPRGLLAALFGVLAVIWAVSLGLGVHHAGVEYHWWKGPDTCVQTGGPGDAASMFNSLQGGVSGPSCDEALWHLFGLSFAGWNAVASLFLVALTVYALYRTLAARR, from the coding sequence ATGGCTGCAAACGATCGCACCCTGCGCCTTCTGGCCCTCCTCCTCTTTCTGGCGGCGGGCGCCACCATTTTGACCGCACTCGGCTTTGAACATATCGCGGGCTATCAGCCCTGTGCGCTCTGCCTGCGCGAGCGCCTGCCCTATTACGTCGCTCTGCCGATCACGCTGGTGACGGTGCTGGCGGCCTGGCGGAGCGCGCCCCGCGGCCTCCTCGCGGCTCTTTTCGGCGTTCTCGCAGTCATCTGGGCCGTCAGCTTAGGGCTCGGCGTGCACCATGCCGGCGTCGAATATCACTGGTGGAAAGGGCCGGACACCTGCGTGCAGACGGGCGGTCCGGGCGATGCCGCGTCGATGTTCAATTCCCTGCAGGGCGGCGTGTCGGGGCCGAGCTGTGACGAGGCGCTGTGGCACCTCTTCGGCCTCTCCTTCGCTGGCTGGAATGCGGTCGCCTCGCTGTTCCTTGTCGCGCTGACGGTTTACGCGCTTTACCGGACGCTGGCGGCGCGACGCTGA
- a CDS encoding cytochrome C oxidase subunit IV family protein produces the protein MRDIDLAWLALVALTLLSLGTSSTAGAVSAALILALAAAKAMAVLRWFLESGEASRGWRLLLDFYVVAICSTIAGIFVIAGQFAEAG, from the coding sequence ATGCGGGATATCGATCTGGCATGGCTCGCGCTCGTCGCGCTGACGCTGTTGTCGCTCGGCACCAGCAGCACCGCCGGTGCCGTGTCGGCAGCCCTCATCCTCGCCCTTGCCGCGGCCAAGGCGATGGCGGTGCTGCGCTGGTTTCTGGAGAGCGGTGAGGCATCCCGAGGCTGGAGGCTCCTGCTCGACTTCTACGTCGTCGCCATCTGCAGCACCATCGCCGGCATCTTCGTGATCGCGGGTCAATTTGCCGAGGCGGGATGA
- a CDS encoding nitric oxide reductase activation protein NorD has translation MSIFEPEETVGVFWHRLVGGVSTYRHYSEAAVRLDEGRRRLGVMFRAFGGSGAVRITEGAASVSGHRLPLLQKVGLGAEKMPQAILDAETLRLPEVLDVFPARADNEALYEWLAAWFAHAGATPMAADPLVADVLRLRAAVAAIRATLVAWPGLRVTYQRLRQATLEVRPRRALSGTEAEIEAAIVSLLGGRRADGGRFLALIEDPHVAIAGLSAPRGYRPFLPVPLWGEVMAGDGLARAEEGDEPGGESVTVDAKRRRASRHESEQSDRGDPLILHRFETIFSVAEMVNVNRKVEDDDEDGARQAADDLPELSIGSNRQRAASRVKMDLDLAPAAVEGEVLSASLTYPEWDFKRQSYRRNHCRVIAGPAAEEGEDWTPDAEMQRRIRQVRRQFEALRPKRQIFYGEPDGEEIDLAAIVRDVAERRAGGAGSERVFTTARANERDLSLAVLMDVSLSTDAWLGGHRVLDVEKSALLALTHGLTACGDEHAIFTFTSRRRTSVSVASVKDYTEPLNAHVIRRIEALRPGQYTRMGAAIRHVAAGLKERPQRHRLLLLLTDGKPNDIDYYEGRYGIEDTRMAIREARKEGIRVFGVTVDEAARDYFPYLFGRGAYAIVPYGERLPAALPAIYRHLTA, from the coding sequence ATGTCGATCTTCGAGCCTGAGGAGACGGTCGGGGTTTTCTGGCACCGGCTTGTGGGCGGCGTCAGCACCTATCGGCATTATTCGGAGGCTGCCGTCCGTCTCGACGAGGGGCGCAGGCGGCTCGGCGTCATGTTTCGTGCCTTCGGCGGCAGCGGTGCCGTCCGCATCACGGAAGGGGCGGCAAGCGTCTCCGGGCATCGGCTGCCTCTCCTGCAAAAGGTTGGGCTCGGAGCGGAAAAGATGCCCCAGGCAATCCTCGATGCTGAGACGTTGCGGCTGCCGGAGGTCCTCGACGTTTTTCCGGCCCGCGCCGACAACGAGGCGCTTTATGAATGGCTTGCGGCCTGGTTCGCGCATGCCGGCGCGACACCGATGGCCGCCGATCCGCTCGTTGCGGACGTCTTGCGGCTGCGGGCGGCGGTCGCTGCCATTCGTGCGACGCTTGTTGCCTGGCCCGGATTGAGGGTGACCTATCAGCGCTTGCGGCAGGCGACGCTCGAAGTGCGTCCGCGCCGGGCTCTCTCCGGCACTGAGGCCGAGATCGAGGCTGCGATCGTGAGCCTTCTGGGTGGCCGCCGGGCCGATGGCGGACGGTTTCTGGCACTGATCGAGGACCCGCATGTTGCCATTGCCGGCCTCTCAGCCCCGCGGGGTTACCGGCCGTTTCTGCCGGTGCCGCTCTGGGGCGAGGTGATGGCCGGCGACGGGTTGGCCCGCGCGGAGGAGGGCGACGAGCCGGGCGGGGAATCCGTCACGGTCGATGCCAAGCGCCGGCGGGCCTCGCGCCACGAGAGCGAGCAGAGCGACCGCGGCGATCCTCTGATCCTGCACCGGTTCGAGACGATCTTCAGCGTTGCGGAAATGGTCAACGTCAACCGCAAGGTCGAAGACGACGACGAGGATGGCGCAAGGCAGGCGGCCGACGATTTGCCCGAACTCAGCATCGGCTCGAACCGGCAGCGCGCCGCAAGTCGGGTCAAAATGGATCTCGATCTGGCGCCGGCAGCGGTCGAAGGGGAGGTGCTTTCTGCGAGCCTCACCTATCCCGAATGGGACTTTAAGCGGCAGAGCTATCGCCGCAATCATTGCCGGGTGATCGCGGGACCAGCGGCCGAAGAGGGCGAGGACTGGACGCCCGACGCGGAGATGCAACGGCGCATTCGCCAGGTCCGGCGGCAGTTCGAGGCGCTCCGTCCGAAACGCCAGATCTTTTATGGCGAGCCGGACGGCGAGGAGATCGATCTCGCCGCCATCGTCCGCGATGTCGCCGAGCGCCGCGCCGGTGGGGCGGGGTCGGAGCGGGTCTTCACCACTGCGCGCGCCAACGAGCGCGACCTCTCCTTGGCCGTCCTCATGGATGTGTCGCTGTCGACGGATGCGTGGCTTGGCGGCCACCGCGTGCTCGACGTGGAAAAGAGCGCGCTCCTCGCCCTGACGCATGGGCTCACCGCCTGTGGCGACGAGCATGCGATCTTCACCTTCACCTCCAGGCGCCGGACATCTGTGAGCGTTGCAAGCGTCAAGGATTACACCGAACCTCTCAATGCACACGTGATCCGGCGGATCGAGGCGCTCAGACCCGGCCAGTATACGAGGATGGGTGCTGCCATCCGGCATGTTGCCGCCGGCCTCAAAGAGCGGCCGCAGCGGCACCGGCTGCTCCTGCTTTTGACCGACGGCAAGCCGAACGACATCGATTATTACGAGGGTCGCTACGGCATCGAGGATACGCGCATGGCGATCCGGGAGGCGCGCAAGGAAGGCATTCGGGTCTTCGGCGTCACCGTCGATGAGGCGGCGCGCGATTACTTCCCCTATCTCTTCGGCCGCGGCGCCTATGCGATCGTCCCCTATGGCGAGCGGCTGCCGGCGGCGCTGCCGGCGATCTATCGCCATCTCACCGCCTGA
- a CDS encoding YqaA family protein → MLRALYDWTMNLAASRHATAALAGVSFVESSIFPIPPDALLIPMILADRSKAWYYATVATLASVIGGLFGYLIGAFLYQAVAAPILAFYGYGDAFEAFAAKYNEWGAWAVLIAGVTPFPYKVITIASGATHLSLVVFMVASVIARGIRFFAVAGLLYAFGPPIRTFIEKRLGLVFTVFLLLLVGGFIIIKYILPGSH, encoded by the coding sequence ATGCTTCGCGCCCTCTATGATTGGACGATGAACCTCGCCGCGAGCCGCCATGCGACGGCCGCGCTCGCCGGTGTCTCCTTCGTCGAGAGCTCGATTTTTCCGATACCGCCGGACGCGCTTCTCATCCCGATGATCCTCGCCGACCGGTCCAAGGCCTGGTATTACGCGACCGTCGCGACCCTCGCCTCCGTCATCGGCGGCCTCTTCGGCTATCTCATCGGCGCCTTTCTCTATCAGGCCGTCGCGGCGCCCATTCTCGCCTTCTACGGCTATGGCGATGCCTTCGAGGCATTTGCCGCCAAGTACAACGAATGGGGCGCCTGGGCCGTCTTGATCGCCGGTGTCACGCCCTTTCCTTACAAAGTGATCACCATCGCCTCGGGCGCCACACATTTGTCGCTCGTCGTCTTCATGGTGGCGAGCGTCATCGCCCGCGGCATCCGCTTCTTCGCCGTCGCCGGGCTCCTTTATGCCTTCGGGCCGCCGATCAGAACCTTCATCGAAAAGCGGCTCGGGCTCGTCTTCACCGTCTTCCTGCTGCTCTTGGTGGGAGGCTTCATCATCATCAAATACATCCTGCCAGGCTCACATTGA
- a CDS encoding Crp/Fnr family transcriptional regulator, translated as MPAPHLDRSLVKDLGVFATLSDEDLDAVLASATTRRIPINTAVFNQGDPAGEFFALLHGRLKVTQSTPDGQQIVVRHVNPGDIFGIAKAIRRADYPGTATAVADSLTLAWPMSQWEMLVARCPALAVNALATVGQRLQDAHTRIRELSTEEVERRVAHALLRLVKQAGRKTDEGVLIDFPITRQDVAEMTGTTLHTVSRLLSAWEAKGLVSSGRKKIVVCDPHALVVIAEGTE; from the coding sequence ATGCCCGCCCCACATCTCGATCGCTCGCTGGTGAAAGATCTCGGCGTCTTTGCAACGCTTTCAGACGAGGATCTCGATGCGGTCCTCGCCTCGGCCACGACGCGGCGGATTCCGATCAACACCGCGGTCTTCAATCAGGGCGATCCGGCGGGAGAGTTTTTTGCCCTCTTGCATGGGCGCCTCAAGGTGACGCAGTCGACGCCCGACGGGCAGCAGATCGTCGTGCGCCACGTCAATCCGGGCGATATTTTCGGCATCGCCAAGGCCATCCGCCGGGCGGATTATCCGGGAACGGCGACGGCGGTGGCCGACAGCCTGACGCTCGCCTGGCCGATGAGCCAGTGGGAGATGCTCGTGGCGCGCTGTCCGGCGCTTGCCGTCAATGCGCTGGCGACGGTCGGGCAACGGCTCCAGGACGCTCATACGCGCATCCGCGAACTTTCCACCGAAGAGGTGGAGCGGCGCGTCGCACATGCCCTTCTGCGCCTCGTCAAGCAGGCGGGCCGCAAGACGGATGAAGGCGTTCTGATCGACTTTCCGATCACCCGGCAGGACGTGGCGGAAATGACCGGCACGACGCTGCACACGGTGAGCCGGCTTTTGAGCGCCTGGGAGGCGAAGGGCCTCGTCTCGAGCGGCCGCAAGAAGATCGTGGTGTGCGATCCGCATGCCCTCGTCGTCATCGCCGAGGGGACCGAATAG
- a CDS encoding methionine ABC transporter permease, translating to MSANMFWLLWSATLDTLFMVAVSALIGVAIGAPLGIFLATSRKGELFAAPAVNRILGAIVNAVRSTPFIILVVAIIPFTRLLTGTSIGTTAAIVPLTVATFPFVARLIESSIREVDPGLIEAARAMGASPLQIVLKVLVPEARPSITLGLTLTVVSLIGYSAMVGAVGGGGLGDLGIRYGYQRFMPEMMLAVVVVLIVLVQAVQSTGDKLARHFDKRSRSN from the coding sequence ATGTCCGCTAACATGTTCTGGCTGCTCTGGTCGGCGACGCTCGACACGCTTTTCATGGTCGCCGTCTCCGCCCTCATCGGCGTCGCCATCGGCGCGCCGCTCGGCATCTTTCTCGCCACCAGCCGCAAGGGCGAGCTCTTCGCCGCCCCCGCCGTCAACCGCATCCTCGGCGCGATCGTGAACGCTGTGCGCTCCACGCCCTTCATCATCCTGGTGGTGGCGATCATCCCCTTCACGCGGCTTCTGACCGGCACCTCGATCGGCACCACCGCGGCGATCGTGCCGTTGACGGTGGCGACCTTCCCCTTCGTCGCGCGCCTCATCGAATCCTCCATCCGCGAGGTCGATCCGGGGCTGATCGAGGCGGCGCGGGCCATGGGCGCGAGCCCGCTGCAGATCGTCCTCAAAGTGCTGGTGCCGGAAGCGCGGCCCTCCATCACCCTCGGGCTCACCCTCACCGTCGTCAGCCTCATCGGCTATTCCGCCATGGTCGGCGCCGTCGGTGGCGGCGGCCTCGGCGACCTCGGCATCCGCTACGGCTATCAGCGCTTCATGCCCGAGATGATGCTGGCAGTGGTCGTCGTCCTCATCGTCCTCGTTCAGGCCGTGCAGTCGACGGGCGACAAGCTCGCCCGTCATTTCGACAAGCGCAGCCGCAGCAACTGA
- a CDS encoding cbb3-type cytochrome c oxidase subunit I — protein MKYASQRVAYWYFAGAMSLFAVQLLAGGLAGTVYVLPNFLSELLPFNIIRMIHTNALIVWLLMGFFGCAYYLVPEEAERDIESPFLAYVQLGLLMFGALSAVAGYTVGIHEGREFLEQPLWIKVAIAVVAVIFLYNISMTVLRGRKTAVTNVLLLGLWGIAVFWLFAFYEPTNISLDKVYWWYIVHLWVEGVWELVMASVLAFLMIKMTGVDREVIEKWLYSIVGLALFSGLLGTGHHYYWIGAPGYWQWVGSIFSALEVAPFFAMVIFAFSMAWRGRRDHPNKAAMLWSLGCTVGAFFGAGVWGFLHTLSFVNYYSHGTQLTAAHGHLAFFGAYVMLNLALITYAMPYLRGHKPYNQSLNILSFWIMTTAMTVMTFALTFAGIVQIQLQRVMGESYMEVQDQLGLFYWIRLGSGALVAVAAILYLYSIFGPVRERKARPAPVMQPAE, from the coding sequence ATGAAATACGCATCGCAAAGAGTGGCGTACTGGTACTTCGCCGGTGCCATGAGCCTCTTCGCCGTCCAGCTTCTCGCCGGCGGGCTGGCTGGGACCGTCTACGTCCTGCCGAACTTCCTGTCGGAATTGCTGCCGTTCAACATCATCCGGATGATTCACACCAACGCGCTGATCGTCTGGCTTTTGATGGGCTTCTTCGGCTGTGCCTATTACCTCGTGCCGGAAGAGGCGGAGCGGGATATCGAAAGCCCGTTCCTCGCCTATGTGCAGCTCGGGCTCTTGATGTTCGGGGCGCTGTCGGCCGTCGCCGGCTACACGGTCGGTATCCATGAGGGCCGCGAGTTCCTGGAACAGCCTTTGTGGATCAAGGTGGCGATCGCCGTCGTCGCGGTGATCTTCCTCTACAATATTTCGATGACGGTGCTGCGCGGTCGCAAGACGGCGGTCACCAATGTCCTGCTTCTGGGCCTCTGGGGCATCGCCGTCTTCTGGCTGTTCGCCTTCTACGAGCCCACCAACATCTCCCTCGACAAGGTCTATTGGTGGTACATCGTCCATCTGTGGGTCGAAGGCGTGTGGGAATTGGTGATGGCCTCCGTCCTCGCCTTCCTGATGATCAAGATGACCGGCGTCGATCGCGAAGTGATCGAAAAGTGGCTCTATTCGATCGTCGGACTGGCGCTGTTTTCGGGGCTTCTGGGCACCGGCCACCATTATTACTGGATCGGTGCGCCGGGCTACTGGCAGTGGGTTGGCTCGATCTTCTCAGCGCTCGAAGTCGCGCCCTTCTTCGCCATGGTGATCTTCGCCTTCTCGATGGCCTGGCGCGGTCGGCGGGATCATCCGAACAAGGCCGCAATGCTGTGGTCTCTCGGCTGCACGGTGGGTGCCTTCTTCGGCGCGGGCGTGTGGGGCTTCCTGCACACCCTGTCCTTCGTGAACTATTACAGCCACGGCACGCAGCTCACCGCAGCTCACGGGCATCTCGCCTTCTTCGGCGCCTATGTGATGCTGAACCTTGCGCTCATCACCTATGCGATGCCGTATCTGCGCGGCCACAAGCCCTACAACCAGTCGCTCAACATCCTCTCCTTCTGGATCATGACGACGGCGATGACGGTGATGACCTTCGCGCTCACCTTCGCGGGCATCGTCCAGATCCAGCTGCAACGCGTGATGGGCGAAAGCTATATGGAGGTGCAGGACCAGCTCGGGCTGTTTTACTGGATCCGCCTCGGCTCCGGCGCCTTGGTGGCCGTGGCCGCGATCCTTTATCTCTATTCGATCTTCGGGCCCGTGCGTGAGCGCAAGGCACGCCCTGCGCCGGTGATGCAGCCCGCCGAATAG